AAGGTGACAGTCTGTGCGGTAGAATCCGGCTTCATGAAGGGGCCCTTGTTGAGGGGAAACGGGTGTCGCAACACGTTTCTACCGCAACTGGGGCCTTCTTCAATTCAAGAACGAGACTTCTTCATGAATTTTCCGGGTTAGAAGCGTCGGTCACGCACGTCGGGCAGGAGGCGCCGCGCCGCGTGTCACCGCCTCATTTCGTCGAGCGTTCCGCGAAGCCCAGGGCCAGCTCGAAGGCCGCGCGTGTGAAGTCCAGCACTTCGGCGAAGTCCTCGTCCGAGAGGCTGCGCGTCTCGTCGGCGCCGCGCAACACGTTCACGAACTCGCGCTCGCGCTCGAGTTGGAGCGGCAGCTCGCCGATGCCCCAATCCTCGAGCAGCTGCCAGAGGACCGGGTTGTAGGTGCGAACGAGCCGCGAGATGAAGGGCAGCGGATCGTGACGAGCCAGGATCGCTGCGAGGCGCAACGTGAGCTCGAACGACAGCGTCGCCGTGCCGGCCTCGACCGCCTCGAGCAGGGACTCGTCCGAGAGTTCGACGGCCTCGGCGAGTTCGTCGACGGTAAGGCCGGCGAGCTCGCGCAGCTCCCTCACGGAGTCGCCCGCCTCGCGCCGCATCTCGTTCGTTTCGGGCAGGAGCGCGGCGAAGCTCGTGCCGCCCACGTCGACGACCTGGCGCAGGAGGCCCGCCGCGGCATGCTCGACCAGCTCCGTCAGCCGTTCGCCTAGCGAGGCGGGCTTGCGGCTCGCTTGGGCGCGTTTCTTCCCCGCTGCCTTGCGCGGCTTCGCCTTGCCAGCCGTCTTCTTGCGGGCCGAGCCACCGGCCTTCTTCGCGGAGCCGCCCCGCCCAGTCGACTTCTTCCGAGCGGACTTCTTCCCGCCCGTCGCCTTCTTCCGCGCCGCCATCGTGATCCCCCTCCGGTGAAAGCCTCGCGCCGCCGGCTTCACCAATCAACCCCTCGCCCGGAATCAGCGAAAGCCGCTCCGAGCGATGACCGCCTGCCGTGGGCAGGAGTCGAGTCTTCCCGCACTCTTGCCCATCACTTCGGGCTATGGGCGAGAGCCGCCAAGCCTGGCGTAGGCCCGCACCTGGGGCGCCCACCACGCGGGCTCGCCGCTCGCGGAGCGCCTGGCGAGCGGAGAGCCCGAGTTCGGCATGAGGGCGGCTCATCGTGGGCAATGCCGGTTCGATCAGGTTTCGGGTGCAACCGGGATCGATCGTAGATCCTCGCGAAGTAGGCGGAACCCGATCATCCCGAAGATCAGCGGAAACAGGATGTACTGGTACTGCGTCCACAGTAGCGCCAGCAGTGTGTCCGCGATCCCCCCTGCCATGTTCTCGAAGGCTCCGAAGACCTCGGCGAACGAAAAGATCACCGTCGCGGCGATGGGTTCGCCGCACCCGAGCACGGGAATCAGGTAGCGGTAGGGCGAGCGTTTCTTGTTCAAGTGGAAGAAGGTGAGGGTGCCCGCCACATTCACGAACGCGAAGAGTTCGACGGTGTAGAAGGTGGGGTCGTGGTTCACGGTGCGCAGATCCACCGAGCCGAACGAGGCGAGAATCCACCAGTACATGTTCGCGAGGCTCTCACGCATGTAGGGAGTCTGCGCGACGACGTCCTCGAGGGTCGTCAGGTTGGAAAACACAAAGGGTGAGAAGACGACCCACGGGATCTCCCACAGGATGTTCGTCATCGCGTAGGAGAGCATCCACACGACGAGCGCGTCGTGGTGGACGCTCAGCCTGGGCCGCCCGGCGCGCCGCCCCGCCCATAGAACCAGCGCGCAGCCATTCAGCCAGATGCTGATGCCGTAGAGCGAGAGCTTGGCGCTGGTCGTGAAGTCGAGCAGGCCCGTGAAGAAGAGCGCACCGAGTACGCCGACCGAGCCCCACCAGGCGGCCGTCCATTGCATGAAGAAGACCCGCGCGCCGTCCGAGAGTGCCCGGGGGGTCGCGAGGCCGGTCGCATCGGAGGTTTCGATCGTGGGGAGAACGGGTGAGGCTTCGGTGGTCATGGCGATCTCCCAGGGCGGGCGAATGGCGTTGTTAACGAAAACTAAAGTATTTGTAACACGCTTCGGGCTCAATTCTATCAATATCGACCAATGGGCCTCGCGCAGTTTACAATAGGGATATATATTGTAAACATCTAATTCGATGGAACCGGAACACGGCCCCGTAGGCACCCGGGATGCGATCCTCGAAGCGGCCGAGGTCCTCTTCGGGGAGCGGGGCTTCAGCAAGACGACCCTCGAGGACGTGGCGGCCAGCGCCGAGGTTTCGCGGCCCCTCGTCTACCGCTACTTCGGCGACAAGAAGGGGCTGTTCGCGGTCGTCGTGGAGCGCGTGCTGCGCGAATGGAATGAGGTACTGGCTGCGGAGGCCGCGCGCACCACGCCGGGCACGGCCCACACGCTCCGGCTCGTGCTCGAAGCGTGCCTCGATTTCGCGCGCACGCGCGTCGTCATGCGGGGCCTGCTCGCGCGGGATTCACGCTTGGCGCTGGCGCACGTGGGCGGCGTGCTCGAGCGAGGGCGGGCCCTGCTCCCGGAGCTCGTCCAACGCATCCTCGAAGACGGCGTCCGTCGCCGCGACGTGCGCTCCGATCTGGCTGTCGAGGACATGGCCCACGTCATCTCGGAGGTCTTCATGTCCTACTCGCTACTGGTCCTGGCCGGCGGCGACGAGCAGGTCCGGGGCCGCAGGGCCGGCGCGGTGATCGAGACTCTTCTCCACGGCGTGATCGCCGCGCCCGAACCTCTTCATTAGGCTGTCCCGTTTCGGGAAGGTCTACTCCGTACAGAGGAGTATGCGGGGCGAATATCCAGTAGTCTGGCGCCGTCCATGACTCCGCGAGAGGATTCGCCATGAACCGTCTTCGCAAGGCTGCCAGCGCGCTGATGATCCTCTCTGGTGTGACGCACACCGTTCAGTTCCTGTTCCTCGCCCCATCGACGAACAACACACCGACAGCCGCCGTCTTCGGCCTGCTCTTCTTTGCGATGGGGTTGTTGTTGCTGCGCCCGTGGCCTGTGGGTCTGTGGCTGGGTGCGGTCGTCGCAGGTGTCAGCGCGGTGCTCGGGGGGTTGATCGCGATCGGGCATTCCGAACCGCTTTCGCTCTTCCACCTGATCCTCTCCGTGCTCATCACCGCGATCTGTCTGGTCCTGCTCTTCCGGCGGCGGACGCGGCGAATCGCGGTCGTCGCGACCACGATCGCTCTTGCGTGCGCCGGCGGCGGGGTCGTGTTCCTGGCGGTCTTGAGCGGGGAGGATCCCTTTACGCGGGTCTACGCAGAACAATGCAGTGCCTGCCACGGCGACAACCTCGAGGGCCTCGCGCTCGGTCCGCCGCTCGTCGGCCGCGAATTGAAACACGGAGACTCGGTCGACGACATCGCAGCCAGCATCTCCCGCGGCTTTCCGGCAGGTGGTATGCCCGCCGGAGCAGACACCCTGGACGCGGCGCAGATCCGTGCCCTCGCCATCCTGATCGTCGAACGAAGGTCGGGCTTCGACCCCACCGACTTCAAGGTGACCAGCCCGCTCGAAATCCCAGAGGGCACGATCCGGAGCGAAAGCCACGACTTCCGCCTGGAGGTCGTGGCAAGTGGCCTCCACCCGCGTCCCTTCTCGATCGCTCCGCTTCCGGACGGTCGGATCCTCGTGACCGAGAAGAGTCGGGGTCTGAGCATCATTTCCGAAGCGGGGGAGCAGTCCGCGCTGATCGAAGGGACGCCACCAGCGCACGGCGATGGATTCGCGATGCCGGACGGGCTCGTCTACGGGCACGGATGGATGCTCGATGTCGCCCTCCATCCGGACTTCGAGAACAACGGCTGGATCTACCTGCAGTTCGGTGATCGATGCGACGGCTGCGAAACCTCGATGAACAAGCTGGTGCGCGCTCGCATCGAGAACGGTCGATGGGTCGACGAGCAGACGGTCTGGCAGGCCGCCCCGGCGAGCTACACGGCGAGCCCGGATATCGGCGCGGGGGGAAGGGTCACCTTCGACGATCAGGGGTACGTGTTCGTGAGTGTCGGAATCAAGGGCAACTCGAACCATCACGGCATCCAGGACCTCGGGCTCCCGTACGGGAAGATCCACCGCGTGCACGACGACGGCCGAGTTCCGTCGGACAACCCGTTCGTCGACGTCGAGAACGCGCTTCCGACAACGTGGACCTACGGCCATCGAAATCCGCAAGGCCTCGAGTTCGACCCGGTGACCGGACGGCTCTGGTCGACCGAAATGGGTCCGCGCGGGGGCGACGAACTCAATCTGCTGCGCCCCGGCCGGAACTACGGGTGGCCGCTCACGTCGAAGGGGCTGAACTACGACGGGACGGCGGTCGAGTACGGCAAGCAGCTTGGCATCGAGCTCGACCTCGATGCCATTGAATCGCCGGTACTCGACATGACACCCGCTCCCGCCATCTCGAGCTTCGTCATCTACCGGGGGCGCGAGTTCCCGGAGTGGGAGAACGATCTCATCGCCGGATCGCTGAAGGCCACTGCGCTCTACCGGTGGGTGATCGAGGAAGGTGAGGTCGTCCACCGGGAGACCTTGCTAGACGGCCTGGCGCGCATCCGCGACGTGGAGATCGGCCCCGACGGAGCCATCGTTCTCCTCCTCGAGCACCGCTCGGGCGGCCAGATCGTCCGGATGGTCGCGGAGTAGAAAACCTCGACGCAGCCACCGTGGGGAGTCGGCTCCGACTCTCCGGCTCAAAACCTGATCAGGCCTGGTGTTACGAGCCATGTGGGGGCAGCAGTGGACCCTCTGACCTTCGTCAGCCGCGGGAGCAAGGTGTTGGGCGTCGTGAACTACCGCAGGCGAGTGGCCCGGGCGAGGGCAAGGCCGCTCAAGGCCAGCAGGGCGAGCGCGGAGGGTTCGGGTACGGTGATCGAACCCGGGGGGCTAAAGACGAGGTCGAGCGTCGCGAAGGTCGGCACCCGTACGAAGAACCCCGCTGACGATCCGTCGATGGTCATCTCCGAGGCCGTGACCAGGCGGATGGCGCCGAATCCATCGGCGTCGCGACGGTCAAAGCCCGTGCGCGAGACCACCTGGTCTTCGAGCCCGCCGGCGATCACGTGTTCCGCGAAGACCGTGCCCGTGGTCCACTCCATCCCGGTCGTGAGGGTCGTGATCAGACCGTCCAGGTTCGAAGTCGTGGCGGTTCCACCGACCCCCATCGGGTCGAGCAGAATCGACATCAGCAGCACGTCATCCGCCCCGAGGAAATCGAAGGTGCCCTCGATGGCCATCGGGCCCCCTACCGTGCCGTCCTCGCGCGGAGCGAAGCGGCTCCCGCCCGTCACGTAGTTGTTCAGGGCTCTTTCGACGACGGGCGGGATGATGTCGCGGGGGGTCTCCGGGCCGAACTCGCCCCCGAAGTTCTCGACCACGAACTCGCCGGGGTCGAGTTCGACGACGCCAGTGTCCGGATGGCGATAGGCGACGCCAGAGCCCTCGGCCTCGATCACGAACAGGTTGTCGAGAATGTCGACGCTGAACGTCCCCTGGAAGGGGATCGATCCGGCCCACATCGGCGCTGCCAGGATCAGCGAAACCAGAATGATCCCCAGCCCCAGACCACGAATCCGATTCTGCATGCACTTCTCCTCTTGCTGTGCCGAGAGGAGCGGTTGGGGAAGGGGCTATTGTCAGCGAAGTTGCCTGGTCCAGGGCGAGTAGAGCATCTTCGACACCCGATTCTGGTATTGGACATGAATCCGGTTGTCGCCGATACAACGAAGTCCTTGCTCTGTCTTCCAGCGCTCGCCATCATGCGGATCCCTTGGAGACCCATCATGCAGCCTGACATGGTCGAAGCACTTTCCCCCGAGAGCATCGAGAATCCGTACGATCTATATCGTTTTCTCCACGACGAGTTGCCCGTCCATTGGGATGCGAACATCGGGGCGTTCCTTGTCAGCCGCTACGACGATGTGCTCGGCGTCCTGGGCGATCCGCAGACGTTTTCTTCCGCGGTCGGAGCCATGACGCGACCTCCGGCGCCGGAAGCCATCGCAATCATCGCACGGGGCCTTCCGCCGGCGAACACGCTGATCACCGCCGACCCGCCCGATCATGTGAAGTACCGATCGCTGGTCGGCCGTGCGTTCACGCCACGGCGGGTCGAGAAGATTCGCGACCATATCACCGAACTCGCTCACCGGCTGGTCGACGATTTCATCGCCGCGGGTAAGGTCGAACTCGTCCACCAGTTTGCCGCTCCGCTCCCGCTGACCATCATCGCGGAGCAATTGGGTGTGCCGCTCGAGCGGATCGGGGACTTCAAGCGCTGGTCCGATGCCTTCCTCGATTTCATCGGTGGGCTCGCCTCCGACGAACGCAGCGTCGAATGCGCGAACGAGATCATCGAGTGCCAGGAATTCTTCACCCAGCGGATCGAGGACTACCGCCTCGACCCGCAGGACGACATGCTCGGGGTCCTGCTGCGCGCGAAGGTCGCCGGCGAGCGCCCCCTCGACCCCGCGGAGATGACGAGCATTCTCCAGCAGTTCATGCTGGCGGGAAATGAAACCACGACCTCGTCGATCGCGGCGACCCAGCGCTACCTCATCGAGCAGCCCGACATCCTCGAAGAAGTCAGGAACGACCGGACCCTCATCCCGGAGGTGATCGAGGAGATCATTCGCCTCGCGTCGCCCGTCCAGAACCAGTTTCGCGTGACGACACGTGAGACCGAGATCGCAGGTGTCGCCATCCCAGCGGCGACGAAGGTCGGCATCATGCTCGGGGCGGCGAATCGCGATCCGAGCAAGTTCCCGGAACCGGATCGCATCGATCCGCGACGTGACAACGTCCGTGAGCACCTGGCCTTCGGCCACGGGAATCACTACTGCATCGGAGCGGGCCTCGCGCGCCTGGAGTCCACGGTCGCCCTGGATGTGCTGCTCGATCGTCTGAAGAACCCGCGCTTCGCCGATGGGAAGAACGACTTCAAACACAATCCGATGTTCATCGCGCGCGGATTGCGGAAGCTCTACCTCGAGTTCGACGCCTGAACGCAACCCTGGCCTGGGCGCAATCCCCCGAGCGTGACCCCACAGGTTCTACAACGCTCGAACGAGAAGTTTGAGTCCCGGGCAACCATACAGCTGCAGGAATGGCCGGGACGTGTAGTCCGCTTTCAGCTCGAATCCGGCGCGCCTCCAGGCGGCCTCCGCGCGGCGGTTGCCGTTCAGACACATGATCTGTGCGAACTCGCGCCCGTTGTGCCTCCCTTCTGACAGGGCCTCCTCGAACAGATGGTCGGTGATCCGCTGCCCTCGAAACCTGGGGACGACAGCGACGTTCTCCACGCCCCAGGCACCGGGAAATTCCTTCGGAAAGCATGAATCCATGATCGCGCTCCTGGCGACGACTTCTTGAAGATCCTGTGTGGATTTGCCCGCTTCGAGCAGTAGCGGAAGAATCGCTCCACTCAACGCATCGTTGCCCTCTGTCGAGGGATCATATCCACACATCGCACCGGCCGGCTCCTCGTCGACCTCCGCGATCCAGAACTTCGATAGATGGCACCAATGAAGGGCCTCGCTGTTCGCGACGCGCCGGTACAGGTCCGCCAATTGGGAACTGTCGAGGTCGAAGAGGATCTCGTAGACGCTTGTCGTGAGGTGTGATTTCGCCGCAACGAGCATGATCTGAACCACGAAGTCAAGATCGTCAGGCTTCGCCCTTCGGACGTTGATGCGAGCAGTACCCATGTCTGTTCCTCGAGAGCGGTTGAACTCGTCCGATCTTTCGGACGTGGTCGTGGGACGGATCGTTCCTCAGGGCGGTCGATCAGAAAAGTGAAATTCGATGGCCTCGCGGCCTGGGGATCTTCTGGTCCTCGGGCAAGCTGCAGATCCGGTCCATCCGCGTGATGCTGCCGTCCGCGTACTCCCAGATCAGTTGGTCGCCATCGAGGTAGCGCTGGACGACCACCGGGCCCCAGCCGAACACGCGGAAGTCGAGCACGCCGCCGTTCCAGATCATGCTGGCTGTCGTCCGTGGGCAGAACTCCCGGTCACCGATGGTGAACAACACTGAGCCTTCGGTGTCGTTGGACGTTTCACCGAGCGTGCTGTTCGGGCCCGCGTCATGAATGATGCCCGACGAGGTCACCACCGTGCGGCGGCCACATTGCTCGACCCGCTCCACATGGCCGATGTGTCCCCCTTCGACGCCGATCCACAAGCCACGAATATCCGCGGCCTCTTCGATGAGCGGTTCCGTGCATTCCGCCAGGATGGGTAGAGGGAAGTGGTTGCAACTGCAGCCCGGCGTGTTCCCTTTCGGGATGTCCGCCGCCATCTTTCCGCTGCCGCCCAGCAAGGGGAGGGCGCAGTAGTCGAGGGCACTGCCATCCCCCGCGAGGGTGGCCGGATCGATCGTCAGCGGTGGCCGCGACGAGAAGAAGAGCTGCCAGAATGCGGCCAGGAACAAGACCACGACCGCAACGACGAATCGAATGAGCCACTTCTTCATTGCAGGGTACTCAGCGTAGCCGACGGCTCGCTGGTTCAGGCCTGGAAGACGGTCACCACCATGGCGGCTGCATCGTTGCCCTTCTTGCCTCCGCCGTTCTGGGCGAGGGCGAGCTTCGCGCCCTCCACCTGGCGCTTTCCGGCGCGCCCCTGCAGCTGCAGGGTCAGCTCGACGGCTTGAGCTAGCCCCGTGGCGCCCACGGGGTGGCCCTTGCGCAGCAGGCCACCGGACGTGTTCACCGGGATGCGGCCGCCGAGGCGCGTGGCGCCCGATTCGACGAGCGGCCCGCCTCCACCTTTCTCGCAGAGGCCGAGCTGTTCGTACGCGATGATCTCGCCCGGCGCCGAGGCGTCGTGGATCTCGATGACGTCGAACGCTTCGGGGCCGATGCCCGCCTCCTCGTAGGCGCCGCGAGACGAGAGTTCGACCGTATCGGGCTCGTCGGGTGCGTGGCCGTAGCCGGAGCTCATCACGCTGCACACCACGCGCACGGGCTTCGGGATGCCGAGCTCGCGTGCCTTCTTCTCGCTCATCACGATCGCGGCTGCCGCACCGTCGCCGATCGGGGAACACATGGCGCGGGTGAGCGGCTCGACGATGAGTCGCTCGTTCAGGACGTCCTCGACGCTCAGCGCCTCCTGGAACTGCGCATTCGGGTTGAGGTGGCCGTGGAACGAGTTCTTGGAGGCCACCATCGCGAACTGCTCCTTGGTTGTGCCGTAGTTCGCCATGTGATCGTTGGCCGCCTTCGCGTAGACGTCCATGAACATGGACCGGTTCTTCCCGGCACCGCCGCCATCGGTTTCCGACGCCTTCTGGAGTGATTCCATCATCTCCTTGAGCTCGTCGATGTCCATGGCGCCGGCGAACGCGGCGAAGCTCTTCGTCTTGTCGGGATGCGAGAGCTTCTCGACGCCGAGGGCGAGGACGAGATCGTGCATACCTGCCGAGACCATCACGCTCGCCTGCATCAGCGCCGTCGAGCCGCTCGCGCAGGCGTTCTCGACGTTGATGATCGGGATCTTTCCCACGTTCAGCGTGTCGAGCACGACCTGGCCACGCACCGATTCCTGGCCGGTCACGAGCCCCGCCGCGCAGTTT
This DNA window, taken from bacterium, encodes the following:
- a CDS encoding XRE family transcriptional regulator — encoded protein: MAARKKATGGKKSARKKSTGRGGSAKKAGGSARKKTAGKAKPRKAAGKKRAQASRKPASLGERLTELVEHAAAGLLRQVVDVGGTSFAALLPETNEMRREAGDSVRELRELAGLTVDELAEAVELSDESLLEAVEAGTATLSFELTLRLAAILARHDPLPFISRLVRTYNPVLWQLLEDWGIGELPLQLEREREFVNVLRGADETRSLSDEDFAEVLDFTRAAFELALGFAERSTK
- a CDS encoding TetR/AcrR family transcriptional regulator codes for the protein MEPEHGPVGTRDAILEAAEVLFGERGFSKTTLEDVAASAEVSRPLVYRYFGDKKGLFAVVVERVLREWNEVLAAEAARTTPGTAHTLRLVLEACLDFARTRVVMRGLLARDSRLALAHVGGVLERGRALLPELVQRILEDGVRRRDVRSDLAVEDMAHVISEVFMSYSLLVLAGGDEQVRGRRAGAVIETLLHGVIAAPEPLH
- a CDS encoding glucose sorbosone dehydrogenase, translating into MNRLRKAASALMILSGVTHTVQFLFLAPSTNNTPTAAVFGLLFFAMGLLLLRPWPVGLWLGAVVAGVSAVLGGLIAIGHSEPLSLFHLILSVLITAICLVLLFRRRTRRIAVVATTIALACAGGGVVFLAVLSGEDPFTRVYAEQCSACHGDNLEGLALGPPLVGRELKHGDSVDDIAASISRGFPAGGMPAGADTLDAAQIRALAILIVERRSGFDPTDFKVTSPLEIPEGTIRSESHDFRLEVVASGLHPRPFSIAPLPDGRILVTEKSRGLSIISEAGEQSALIEGTPPAHGDGFAMPDGLVYGHGWMLDVALHPDFENNGWIYLQFGDRCDGCETSMNKLVRARIENGRWVDEQTVWQAAPASYTASPDIGAGGRVTFDDQGYVFVSVGIKGNSNHHGIQDLGLPYGKIHRVHDDGRVPSDNPFVDVENALPTTWTYGHRNPQGLEFDPVTGRLWSTEMGPRGGDELNLLRPGRNYGWPLTSKGLNYDGTAVEYGKQLGIELDLDAIESPVLDMTPAPAISSFVIYRGREFPEWENDLIAGSLKATALYRWVIEEGEVVHRETLLDGLARIRDVEIGPDGAIVLLLEHRSGGQIVRMVAE
- a CDS encoding cytochrome P450 — protein: MQPDMVEALSPESIENPYDLYRFLHDELPVHWDANIGAFLVSRYDDVLGVLGDPQTFSSAVGAMTRPPAPEAIAIIARGLPPANTLITADPPDHVKYRSLVGRAFTPRRVEKIRDHITELAHRLVDDFIAAGKVELVHQFAAPLPLTIIAEQLGVPLERIGDFKRWSDAFLDFIGGLASDERSVECANEIIECQEFFTQRIEDYRLDPQDDMLGVLLRAKVAGERPLDPAEMTSILQQFMLAGNETTTSSIAATQRYLIEQPDILEEVRNDRTLIPEVIEEIIRLASPVQNQFRVTTRETEIAGVAIPAATKVGIMLGAANRDPSKFPEPDRIDPRRDNVREHLAFGHGNHYCIGAGLARLESTVALDVLLDRLKNPRFADGKNDFKHNPMFIARGLRKLYLEFDA
- a CDS encoding GNAT family N-acetyltransferase, whose product is MGTARINVRRAKPDDLDFVVQIMLVAAKSHLTTSVYEILFDLDSSQLADLYRRVANSEALHWCHLSKFWIAEVDEEPAGAMCGYDPSTEGNDALSGAILPLLLEAGKSTQDLQEVVARSAIMDSCFPKEFPGAWGVENVAVVPRFRGQRITDHLFEEALSEGRHNGREFAQIMCLNGNRRAEAAWRRAGFELKADYTSRPFLQLYGCPGLKLLVRAL
- a CDS encoding thiolase family protein, which produces MKLNAMIGGVGMTRFMKYPDKGLKELGAEAVTKAVADAGIELGDLDAAFVGNCAAGLVTGQESVRGQVVLDTLNVGKIPIINVENACASGSTALMQASVMVSAGMHDLVLALGVEKLSHPDKTKSFAAFAGAMDIDELKEMMESLQKASETDGGGAGKNRSMFMDVYAKAANDHMANYGTTKEQFAMVASKNSFHGHLNPNAQFQEALSVEDVLNERLIVEPLTRAMCSPIGDGAAAAIVMSEKKARELGIPKPVRVVCSVMSSGYGHAPDEPDTVELSSRGAYEEAGIGPEAFDVIEIHDASAPGEIIAYEQLGLCEKGGGGPLVESGATRLGGRIPVNTSGGLLRKGHPVGATGLAQAVELTLQLQGRAGKRQVEGAKLALAQNGGGKKGNDAAAMVVTVFQA